ATGCTGCCGATGGTGACTGAGGTTTCCGAAATCCGCGCCGCACGCGATCTGTTGCAGAAAGAAGTGCAGCATCTTTCGAAGTTCAGCCATGCGCTGCCGAAAAAGTTGCAGTTCGGCGCGATGCTGGAGGTCCCTTCGCTGATGTGGCAGCTCGATGAGCTGATGCAGGAGGTGGATTTCGTTTCCGTCGGCTCGAACGACCTGTTCCAGTTCTCGATGGCGGTCGATCGCGGCAATGCACGGGTGTCGGATCGTTTCGACAATCTCGGCAAGCCATTCCTGCGCATTTTGCGCGATATCGTGCGCGCCGGTGAAAGGCACCATACGTCGGTCACGCTATGCGGTGAAATGGCAAGCAAGCCGCTTTCGGCCATGGCTTTGATTGGTCTCGGCTTCCGTTCTGTTTCCATGTCGCCGACGGCGATCGGCCCGGTGAAGGCGATGCTGCTCGGGCTTGATGCCACAAAGCTTGCCGAAGAGCTGAACGCGGCGCTGGACGATCACAATTCGCTGGAAAGCGCGCGCGAGGTGTTGTTACGCTTTGCCGCGACGCATTCCATTCCCATTTAGAGCATTTCCAGGAAAAGTGGACCCCGGTTTTCCGTCCGGAAATGCGTTAAAGCAAAAAGTTAGAGCGCTTTCGCGTTTCGAAGAAAAGCGAAAGCGCTCTAAAAGACCTGTTTCATTATTGGAGTGACTGGTGGCGAAGCTTCCCGTCGAAAAAATGCGCGAGTTGGAAAGGCGTTTCGGAGAGATCGAAGCGCGCATGTCGGCCGGTCCGGCAGCGGATGTCTATGTGAAGCTGGCTTCGGAATATTCCGAACTTGAGCCGGTGGTGAAGAAAATCCGCGAATACGAGAAGGCGATCTCCGAGGCCGCCGATCTCGAGGCGCTGCTTGCCGACAAGACGACTGACAAGGACATGCGTGATCTGGCGGAAATGGAGCTGCCGGAGGTCGAAAGCCGCATCGGTGAGCTTGAAAAAGATATGCAGGTCCTGCTGCTTCCCAAGGATGCGGCGGATGAAAAAAGCGCGATCCTTGAAATCCGCGCCGGCACCGGCGGTTCCGAGGCGGCGCTGTTCGCCGGCGATCTGTTCCGCATGTATGAGCGCTTCGCTGCGACCAAGGGCTGGAAGGTTGAAGTTCTTTCCGCCAGCGAAGGCGAAGCGGGCGGTTACAAGGAAATCATCGCGACGATTAGCGGGCGAGGGGTGTTTTCCAAGCTGAAATTCGAATCCGGCGTGCACCGTGTGCAACGTGTGCCCGAAACGGAAGCGAGCGGCCGCATCCACACGTCGGCCGCCACCGTTGCGGTGCTGCCGGAAGCGGAGGACATCGACGTCGAAATTCGTCCGGAAGACATCCGCATCGATACGATGCGCGCTTCGGGTGCGGGCGGCCAGCACGTCAACACCACCGACTCCGCCGTTCGCATCACCCATCTTCCGACGGGCCTGATCGTCACCAGCTCGGAAAAATCGCAACATCAGAACCGCGCCAAGGCCATGCAGGTCCTGCGCTCGCGTCTTTATGACATCGAGCGGCAAAAGGTGGAGAGCGAACGCTCGGCCGACCGCAAGAGCCAGGTCGGTTCCGGCGATCGTTCCGAGCGCATCCGCACCTATAATTTTCCGCAGGGCCGCGTCACCGATCACCGCATCAATCTCACGCTCTATAAGCTGGATCGCATGATCGAAGGCGAGATCGATGAACTAGTGGATGCGCTGATTGCCGATTATCAGGCCGGCCAGCTGGCACAGCTTGGCGAGCAGCTTTGAGCACGGGGACTGAAGCGAGTGTCGCGAGCGCGCTTGCCGCCGCCCGCAAAAGGCTGCAGGCAGCCGGGATCGATGATCCGCTTGTCGATGCGCGGCTTCTGATTGCTGATGTTGTCGATTTTTCATTGACCGATTTCGTGATGAAGTCCGAACGGCCAGTCACCGTGGAAGAAAACGCCCGTATCGTCGCCATGATCGAGCGTCGGGCCTGCGGCGAACCGGTGCATCGCATTCTCGGCCACCGCGAGTTTCATGGCCTTGATCTTCTTCTGTCGAAGGAAACGCTCGAACCCCGCCCGGATACAGAGGTTCTCGTCGATACGCTGTTGCCGGCGTTAAAAGAGACGGTTTCCCGAAAGGGTAGCGCCCGCATTCTGGACTTGGGCACGGGAACGGGTGCGATCTGTCTGGCGCTTTTAAAGGAATGTGCGCAGGCGTCCGGTATCGGAAGTGATATTTCGGCCGATGCGCTGGAAACGGCGGCCAGAAATGCTGCTCGAAACGGTCTCAATTCACGCTTCGAAATCATTCGCAGTGACTGGTTCGAAAAAATCTCTGGTCGCTTTGACATAATTGTGTCGAATCCGCCCTATATAAGAACTGATATCGTTGCAACGCTCGACCAAGAGGTTCGTAACCACGATCCGATGGCTGCGCTGGATGGAGGTCAGGACGGCCTTGCACCGTACCGCCTCATTGCTGCCGACGCAGGCCGCTTTCTTGTGGAAAACGGGATTGTCGGTGTGGAGATCGGTTTCGATCAAAGGCTTGATGTTTCCGCTATATTTGCTTCCCACGGCTTCTCTCTTCTGGATGCCGTGAAGGATTATGGCGGTAACGACAGAGTTTTGACCTTCCGGAGATAGTTGTTCGCGATATGTCTGCGGATTTTTTGCAAGGATATTTTGCACAGCAAAAGAAAAGGCTTGGTTTTCCGCAGGAAGCGGGATAGTTTGCGGCCACATGCCGGGTGGCTGAGGACGAATTTAGATTCGTCAGGGTATGGGTCTCAGTCCCGAAGCGGGTTCTTTTAGAACCCTGAAGGCTGGGCGTTTCCGGCATGTGAATCAGTAAACTTTGTTCGCAGGTGGCTCGTTGCAGCATTTTGCGCGACCGGTCGTCATACGCGAGGTCTTGTCTGGGGTTATCTTCAGCAGGGCGCGTAATGCAGCAATTTCAGGAAAAATTTCCAGCGGTTTTCCGCCCGGAATTGCATGAAAATAATCAGATTGTCAGCAAAACAGAATTCAGGTGAGCAATTGATGAGGCCAGGACAGCAAAACAAGCGCGGCCGGGGGCGTGGAAGCAACAACAATAACAATGGTGGCGGTAACAACAACAACTTCAACCGCAAGGGCGGTAATCCGCTCACCAGGACTTATGACAGCTCCGGCCCCGATGTTAAAATCCGTGGCACAGCCCAGCACATAGCGGAAAAATACACGGCTCTGGCGCGCGACGCGCAGAGTTCCGGCGACCGCGTGATCGCTGAGAACTATCTGCAGCACGCTGAACATTATAACCGCATCATCGCGTCGGCTCAGGCCCAGATGCAGGAACGCTTCCAGCGCGACGACCGTGGCGAGTTCAATGCCGCCGATGGCGACGAGATGGATATGAACGACGGCGACGATAACTTCGTTGCACCGCAGCAGCAGGCCGAACAGGTCGAGCGCGCGCAGCAGCCGGAACGCCAGGAACGTACTGAGCGGAACGAACCGCGCCAGGAGCGTCGTGAGCGTCCGGATCGCCGCGAACGGCAGGAGCGTCAGCCGCGCCAGCCGCAGGTCGCCGCCGAACAGCAGCCGCCGGTCTACGATGCCAGCCAGGCACCGCAGCCCGTCATCGAAGGCACGCCCATGGAAGTGGCCGTCGAGGAAGAGCAGCAGCAGGCGGAAGCGCCGGCCGAACGCACACCCAAGACGCGCCGGGCAACCGGTCCGCGCCCGCGTCGCCCGCGTCGCACCGCCGCTGCGGAAGGTGCTGAAGGCGAAGATGCGCCGGCTGGTGATGATGCTGCAGCGACTACGCTTGAGAATGCTGCTGAATAAGCCGCGTCTGCAAATAAGCTCTGCGATTGAAAAACTCCGGCTTGCCGGAGTTTTTTGTTTTTGGCGATGGACGCGAGACGGGCTTTTGCCCCAGTCTGATGCGGGGCGGAATTGCTGTCGGTCAAGTCAGGCGAAAATTTCCCGCACAGCGGATTTTCGCCCCTTTAAACCCATGAAAATGCCTCCCATATTCGTGCAGGATGGACGGAAACCGCATTCGCCGGCGACCGACCATCGAGAGGCGGCGATCGTGAAATCCTATGAACACGGCTGTCGTAGCGGGGCTTGCCTTTGAGGGAGCCTCAACCCTAACACCCGGGTCCGTGCCGAAAGCGGGCGGACCGGTCAATGGAGGTTCGACTATGAATATTGAAAAATACTCCGAGCGCGTTCGCGGTTTTCTGCAATCGGCGCAGACCTTTGCGCTTGCCGAAAACCATCAGCAGTTCTCGCCCGAACATGTTTTGAAAGTTCTGCTTGATGATGAGCAGGGCATGGCCGCATCGCTGATCGAGCGCGCTGGCGGCGATGCCAGGGAAGCGCGTCTTGCCAATGACGCGGCGCTAGCAAAATTGCCCAAGGTTTCCGGCGGCAATGGCGGTCTTTCGCTGACGGCTCCGCTCGCCAAGGTATTCTCGACCGCAGAAGATCTTGCCAAGAAAGCCGGCGACAGTTTCGTGACCGTCGAGCGTCTTCTGCAGGCGCTTGCGATTGAAAGCTCCGCTTCCACCTCCGCTTCCCTGAAAAAGGCGGGTGCGAGTGCGCAGGCGCTCAATCAGGTCATCAACGACATTCGCAAGGGCCGCACCGCTGACAGCGCCAATGCCGAACAGGGCTTTGACGCGCTGAAGAAATATGCGCGCGATCTGACAGAGGAAGCCCGCGAGGGTAGACTCGACCCTGTCATCGGTCGTGACGACGAAATTCGTCGCACCATCCAGGTCCTGTCGCGCCGCACCAAGAACAATCCGGTGCTAATCGGTGAACCGGGCGTCGGTAAAACGGCGATTGCCGAAGGCCTTGCGCTGCGCATCGTCAATGGCGATGTGCCGGAGAGCCTGAAGGACAAAAAGCTGATGGCGCTCGATATGGGCGCGCTGATTGCCGGTGCGAAATATCGCGGTGAATTCGAAGAGCGCCTGAAGGCTGTGCTGAATGAGGTGCAGGCCGAGAATGGTGGCATCATCCTGTTCATCGATGAGATGCACACGCTGGTCGGCGCCGGCAAGGCCGATGGCGCGATGGATGCGTCCAATCTGCTGAAGCCTGCGCTTGCCCGTGGTGAGCTGCACTGCGTTGGCGCCACCACGCTTGATGAATACCGCAAGCATGTAGAGAAGGATCCAGCCCTTGCCCGCCGTTTCCAGCCCGTTCTGGTGGATGAGCCGAACGTCGAGGATACGATCTCGATCTTGCGCGGTCTGAAGGAAAAATACGAACAGCATCACAAGGTCCGCATCTCGGATTCGGCCCTGGTTGCGGCTGCGACGCTTTCCAACCGTTATATCACCGACCGCTTCCTGCCGGACAAGGCAATCGACCTGATGGATGAGGCTGCCTCGCGTCTTCGCATGCAGGTGGATTCCAAGCCGGAAGAACTGGACGAACTGGATCGCCGTATCATTCAGCTGAAGATCGAGCGCGAAGCCCTGAAGCAGGAAACGGATCAATCGTCGGTTGACCGCCTGAAGAAGCTTGAGGACGAACTGGCCGATACGGAAGAAAAGGCAGATGCACTGACGGCCCGCTGGCAGGCGGAAAAGCAGAAGCTCGGCCATGCCGCCGACCTGAAGAAGCGGCTCGACGAAGCCCGCAACGAATTGGCGATTGCCCAGCGCAACGGTCAGTTCCAGCGGGCCGGTGAGTTGACCTACGGCATCATTCCGGGTCTCGAAAAGGAACTGGCTGCGGCGGAAGCACGCGACAGCAGCGGCGCCGGTTCGATGGTTCAGGAAGTGGTGACACCGGACAATATTGCCCACGTCGTCTCCCGCTGGACCGGCATTCCGGTCGACAAGATGCTGGAAGGCCAGCGCGAAAAGCTGTTGCGCATGGAAGACGAGCTCGCCAAGTCCGTTGTCGGACAGGGTGAGGCCGTGCAGGCGGTGTCGAAGGCGGTTCGCCGTTCGCGCGCCGGTCTTCAGGATCCGAACCGACCGATCGGCTCGTTCATCTTCCTCGGCCCGACGGGCGTGGGCAAGACCGAGCTGACCAAGTCGCTCGCCCGCTTCCTGTTCGACGACGAAACCGCGATGGTTCGCCTCGATATGTCGGAATATATGGAGAAACACTCCGTTGCCCGGCTGATCGGCGCACCTCCCGGTTATGTCGGTTACGAAGAGGGCGGTGCCCTGACGGAAGCGGTTCGTCGCCGGCCCTATCAGGTCGTGCTGTTCGACGAGATCGAGAAAGCGCATCCTGATGTCTTCAACGTTCTGTTGCAGGTGCTGGATGATGGCCGCCTGACGGATGGTCAGGGCCGCACCGTCGATTTCAAGAACACCATCATCATCATGACCTCGAACCTCGGTTCGGAATTCATGACGCAGATGGGCGACAATGACGATGTGGATTCGGTTCGCGAACTGGTCATGGAGAGGGTTCGGTCGCATTTCCGGCCGGAATTCCTCAACCGTATCGACGATATCATCCTGTTCCACCGCCTGCGGCGCGACGAAATGGGTGCGATCGTGGAAATCCAGTTGAAGCGCCTCGTATCTCTTCTGGCCGATCGCAAGATCACGCTCGAACTGGATGAGGATGCCCGCAACTGGCTTGCCAACAAGGGTTACGATCCGGCTTATGGTGCGCGTCCGCTGAAGCGGGTGATCCAGAAATCGGTTCAGGACCGGCTTGCGGAAATGATCCTCGGCGGTGAAATCCCCGATGGTTCGCGGGTCAAGGTAACCTCGGGCACCGACCGGTTGCTGTTCAAGGTCAAACCCGCCAAGGGTGAGGCCGAGACCGAAACGGCCGATGCAGCATAAAATGAAAGGGCTCCGGAAACGGAGCCCTTTTCATATGATCGGTACTGTTGATTTGGAATTCGCTGGGATCAGCGGCTCGCCACCTGATTGGGCTTTTCATCGATGTTGAGCAGATTGTCGATGCGTTTTCTCTCATCGGAGAAACGGGCCAGTGCCACGCCGGAAAGCGACTTTCCGCCCGGCAGGCGCACCTTCATCGCGTCCACTTTCGTGCCGTTGACGATCAGCTCGTAATGCAGATGCGCACCGGTCGAAAGGCCGGTCGAACCGACATAACCGATCACCTGACCCTGCCGGACCTTGGAGCCCTCGGTGACGCCCTTGGCGATCGCACTCTGGTGGTTATAGGAGGAGACGTAGCCATTGGCATGGCGGATCAGGGTCTGGTTGCCGTAACCGGAGGCCCAGCCGGCCTTTTCCACCGTGCCGTTGCCGGTCGCGATGATCGGCGTGCCACGGGCTGCCGCCCAGTCGGTGCCGGTATGCATGCGGCTGAATTTCAGGACGGGGTGGCGACGCATGCCGAAACCGGAGGTCATGCGGCCGTTCGGAACGGGGTTGCGCAACAGGAATTGCCGGATGCTCTTGCCGTTCTCGTCGAAATAATCGACGCTGTTATCCTCGGGGCTCTGGAACCGGTAAAAACGTGTCTCGTTGTCACCGAACTTGGCATTGACGTAAAGCAGTTCGGATTTGTCCGTCGCCTTGCCGTCCGCATCTTCCACCGAGAAAAAGGCTTCCAGCGTATCGCTCGGTTTCAGCTGCGCCTGGAAATCGACGCTGCTGGCGAGAAGCTTGATGAGCTGCGAGACCATGCTCTGGTTCATGCCATAAGCGAGAGCAGCACGGTAAACCCCGTCATAGACGCTGGGCAGATCGCGGCCGGCGGCTGGCGCCGGTGTGCTGTCGAAGGCGGTCGCCACCGCGTCGAGCTTCGGCGGTTCGCTGGCCTTGATAAAGTTCTTGCGGTCGTCGACGGCCATGGTGACCATGTGGCGGCCCTTGCGGTAAAGGCTCACGCGCACGATGTCGCTTTTTTCGTCTTCCTGGATAATGCCGACGCGCAGCACATCGCCGCTTTCGACATTCGCCGACTGGATTTGCGGCGATAGCAGCGCGGCAAGCTGCGACGATTGTGCCTTCGAATAACCGGCGCCGAACAGGGCGGCCTCGATCGTCTCGGTCTGGCGGGAAGGAATCACGTCGTCGGCATATTCCTTGACAGGCACCGACGGCGATTGCGGGGTGGAAACCGACATGTTCTGCTCGACGACGCGGGCAGCGAGGCCTGCGGTAATGTCGACGTCATTCTCATCATTATCGAAACGGCGCGGGTCGATGTAATAAAGCGCCGCAACCTGCTCGTTACCGTCCGTCAGGATCGAGCCGTTCGAACGTACCGCCTCCTCGACCTCATCGAAGCTCAGGGAGCCGGCAAAGGCATATTTGGAATGCTGGACGGGAAAGGCGATGGTTTTCAGGCTGACTTCGGATTCCACCTCGGAACCGTAGATCGTGCCGGTGCGGCTCGCCGCCGGGGCGGGAGCATCCTTGTCGTCATTGCTTGCAAAGATATTTAGAGGGTCGAAAGCGGGATAGTCGTCCTGCT
The DNA window shown above is from Agrobacterium tumefaciens and carries:
- the clpB gene encoding ATP-dependent chaperone ClpB; amino-acid sequence: MNIEKYSERVRGFLQSAQTFALAENHQQFSPEHVLKVLLDDEQGMAASLIERAGGDAREARLANDAALAKLPKVSGGNGGLSLTAPLAKVFSTAEDLAKKAGDSFVTVERLLQALAIESSASTSASLKKAGASAQALNQVINDIRKGRTADSANAEQGFDALKKYARDLTEEAREGRLDPVIGRDDEIRRTIQVLSRRTKNNPVLIGEPGVGKTAIAEGLALRIVNGDVPESLKDKKLMALDMGALIAGAKYRGEFEERLKAVLNEVQAENGGIILFIDEMHTLVGAGKADGAMDASNLLKPALARGELHCVGATTLDEYRKHVEKDPALARRFQPVLVDEPNVEDTISILRGLKEKYEQHHKVRISDSALVAAATLSNRYITDRFLPDKAIDLMDEAASRLRMQVDSKPEELDELDRRIIQLKIEREALKQETDQSSVDRLKKLEDELADTEEKADALTARWQAEKQKLGHAADLKKRLDEARNELAIAQRNGQFQRAGELTYGIIPGLEKELAAAEARDSSGAGSMVQEVVTPDNIAHVVSRWTGIPVDKMLEGQREKLLRMEDELAKSVVGQGEAVQAVSKAVRRSRAGLQDPNRPIGSFIFLGPTGVGKTELTKSLARFLFDDETAMVRLDMSEYMEKHSVARLIGAPPGYVGYEEGGALTEAVRRRPYQVVLFDEIEKAHPDVFNVLLQVLDDGRLTDGQGRTVDFKNTIIIMTSNLGSEFMTQMGDNDDVDSVRELVMERVRSHFRPEFLNRIDDIILFHRLRRDEMGAIVEIQLKRLVSLLADRKITLELDEDARNWLANKGYDPAYGARPLKRVIQKSVQDRLAEMILGGEIPDGSRVKVTSGTDRLLFKVKPAKGEAETETADAA
- the prmC gene encoding peptide chain release factor N(5)-glutamine methyltransferase, whose protein sequence is MSTGTEASVASALAAARKRLQAAGIDDPLVDARLLIADVVDFSLTDFVMKSERPVTVEENARIVAMIERRACGEPVHRILGHREFHGLDLLLSKETLEPRPDTEVLVDTLLPALKETVSRKGSARILDLGTGTGAICLALLKECAQASGIGSDISADALETAARNAARNGLNSRFEIIRSDWFEKISGRFDIIVSNPPYIRTDIVATLDQEVRNHDPMAALDGGQDGLAPYRLIAADAGRFLVENGIVGVEIGFDQRLDVSAIFASHGFSLLDAVKDYGGNDRVLTFRR
- a CDS encoding M23 family metallopeptidase; the encoded protein is MTADRNVIRSLGTEPPILAEGRRAPDRREISLRWLSGTFLTGITSSILMGVALFAALDGRQQLAIPAEAFAKADMGNNATEAARRGTRLVAPNIAARPSDRSIMEVSTVINDGDKEVVRKVPFSHVKIPLASNYAKQDDYPAFDPLNIFASNDDKDAPAPAASRTGTIYGSEVESEVSLKTIAFPVQHSKYAFAGSLSFDEVEEAVRSNGSILTDGNEQVAALYYIDPRRFDNDENDVDITAGLAARVVEQNMSVSTPQSPSVPVKEYADDVIPSRQTETIEAALFGAGYSKAQSSQLAALLSPQIQSANVESGDVLRVGIIQEDEKSDIVRVSLYRKGRHMVTMAVDDRKNFIKASEPPKLDAVATAFDSTPAPAAGRDLPSVYDGVYRAALAYGMNQSMVSQLIKLLASSVDFQAQLKPSDTLEAFFSVEDADGKATDKSELLYVNAKFGDNETRFYRFQSPEDNSVDYFDENGKSIRQFLLRNPVPNGRMTSGFGMRRHPVLKFSRMHTGTDWAAARGTPIIATGNGTVEKAGWASGYGNQTLIRHANGYVSSYNHQSAIAKGVTEGSKVRQGQVIGYVGSTGLSTGAHLHYELIVNGTKVDAMKVRLPGGKSLSGVALARFSDERKRIDNLLNIDEKPNQVASR
- the prfA gene encoding peptide chain release factor 1, whose protein sequence is MAKLPVEKMRELERRFGEIEARMSAGPAADVYVKLASEYSELEPVVKKIREYEKAISEAADLEALLADKTTDKDMRDLAEMELPEVESRIGELEKDMQVLLLPKDAADEKSAILEIRAGTGGSEAALFAGDLFRMYERFAATKGWKVEVLSASEGEAGGYKEIIATISGRGVFSKLKFESGVHRVQRVPETEASGRIHTSAATVAVLPEAEDIDVEIRPEDIRIDTMRASGAGGQHVNTTDSAVRITHLPTGLIVTSSEKSQHQNRAKAMQVLRSRLYDIERQKVESERSADRKSQVGSGDRSERIRTYNFPQGRVTDHRINLTLYKLDRMIEGEIDELVDALIADYQAGQLAQLGEQL
- a CDS encoding DUF4167 domain-containing protein yields the protein MRPGQQNKRGRGRGSNNNNNGGGNNNNFNRKGGNPLTRTYDSSGPDVKIRGTAQHIAEKYTALARDAQSSGDRVIAENYLQHAEHYNRIIASAQAQMQERFQRDDRGEFNAADGDEMDMNDGDDNFVAPQQQAEQVERAQQPERQERTERNEPRQERRERPDRRERQERQPRQPQVAAEQQPPVYDASQAPQPVIEGTPMEVAVEEEQQQAEAPAERTPKTRRATGPRPRRPRRTAAAEGAEGEDAPAGDDAAATTLENAAE